The following is a genomic window from Chthoniobacterales bacterium.
CTGCTTCCTCGAGCTTGTTTGGTTCCGCGGGTTGAAGCCAAGCGAGGATTGCGCGGGTGCGCGCCAGCTGTTTCTCGTCCATGAAAACCGGCCCGAGCGCGTCGAACCAATCTTTGGCGAAGGTGGTCATACCCACGCTGAATTGCAGGAGCTTCGCGGCGTAGCCCTTTTCCCAGTGTTCCGTCCAGAGCAGCGCCAAGGCACGGTCGGGCGGGAGAAGCGGCGACGCATTGTCCATCGCCAGCCGTGGAGCAAAGGAACCCCCGAGCATCTCGGCGCGCCAACCCTTGTCCGACACGGTGACGATGCCGCCGGCGGCGGAAATGCGCGGCCGGAACAGTTCCTCCGACTGCAAACGCAGCGGCGCGGCGGCATCCCGCAAAGCGCGGATTCGATCGGCCGGCGCGAATTCGAGCGCGGCGTCCAGCGCGGCATCGAGGTATTCGCCGACGGGCGGGGGTGTGGCCGCAAGACTGACCAGCATGGGATCCGCGTAAAACAAGGCGGCGAGCGCGGCGTCCGGATCCGCGGCGAGGCCGGATATCGCGGGGTTCGCAGCCAGCGAGTGCGCGGGATCTTTGGCCAGCGGTGGAAGCCCGTCATGGGTTCCCACCGTCATGAGAAAATATCCTTCCACGCGTCCGAAGCTGACGGTGGTCATTTTGGCGAGCAAATCGCGGACGATGTAGGTCGCGGTGTAGGGATCGCCGATGTTGGCCGATAACATATCGCGGGCGCGAATGGCGGTGTCGCGCGGAATCACGGCAGCGAGAGGCAGGCGCACGCGGGTGAATTCGCCGCGCGAGGCGACCGCGACCTTGTCGCGCCGGATTTTCTCCGGCAACGCAGCGACCCATTTGTCGAGCAGGGCCGGCAGCGCGGACGAGGGAGGAATTTTCGCGCCGAGGACCACCGGTGGAATGGCGAATTCGCGCACGAAGCGCTGCAATGCCTCTTCCATTGCCGGCGGGAGCGGGACAATCACCTCCGTGAATGCGGCGGTGGGAAGGTCTTCCTCGCCCGCCTGCCCGGGAGATGTCTCAGGGACTTCCATTTCCATGCCTGCGCCGGGGGTGAACAGGTTGCGAAGTCGCGCCGCCTCGAAGAGACGCTTGATTTGCTGCAAGGCCGCAAGTTGAGCCGCGGTCCCGGGTCCCAGCATCACGAACATTTCTTCCCCGGCGGCGTCGCGGAATGCGGACGCCCATTCCGCCGCAGCGGGCGTGGTCGCGAAAGGTTCGAAGAGACGTCCCGCCGGACTGCGGGACCAAGCGGTGCGTGCCGCAGGATCATTCAACAGCGGACCCAACCCCGAGGCGATTTCCTCCCAATGCTTCGCGGGTTCATGGAGAGCCAGGAATCCCTCGGCGTCCCGGGGGACATGCACGAGGAATCCTTTCCGGTCAGACGTGCCGGGCGCCGTGCCCCTCGGGCTGCATCCGTGGAGGAAAATCGCAACCACGAGAAAAAGGGCTGGCAGGTAACGCTTTGCGCTGGGCATCCCCCCTTATCGCTTTGTCCGCGGCCCCGGGTCGATGAAAAGCGGATGATTTGCTTCTTGCCGCGGGGGCGCCGGGGACTTATTCGGCAGGGCTCTTTTTATGGCCAGTCCTTTTTTGCAGGAGATCGACGATACGAAAGTCGCGTCTTGGAATCGCGAGCTGGAGCAACGCACCGCATCCGAGCGCGTGCGCTGGACGCTGGAGGAATTCCGCGGCCATGCGGTGCTCAGCACAAGTTTCGGCGCGCAGGCGGCCGTGATGTTGCATCTCGTCACGCGCATCGATCCGCAGATCCCCGTCGCGTTCATCGACACCGGCTATTTGTTTCCCGAAACCTACCGTTTTGCCGAAGAATTGACGGAGAAACTCGCGCTCAATCTCAAGATTTACAATCCGGCCATGACGCCGGCGCGCCAGGAGGCGATCTACGGGAAGTTGTGGGAGCAGGGGATGGAAGGTCTGGAGAAATACGGGAAGATCAACAAGGTCGAGCCGATGAACCGCGCGTTGCGCGAACTGGGGGCCCGCGCATGGATCACCGGTGTGCGGCGCGAGCACGCCGCGTCGCGCGGGGATTTGCCGGTGCTCAAGCGGCAGAATCGCATCCTCAAAGTCCATCCCATCATCGACTGGACCGACCGCCAAGTCGGTGAATACCTGCACCAGCATGGCCTGCCTTACCACCCGCTATGGGAGGAAGGCTACGTAAGCATCGGCGATACACACAGCACGACAAGGTTTGCCGACGGAATGAAGCCGGAGGACACGAGATTCGGGGGGCTCAAGCGCGAATGCGGACTGCACGAACAGTCCGGCGAGCCCGAATACATGATCTGAGGAAATTCGAGGGGCAGCAGCTGGCGGCGCGCTACAGCAACTCCGCGGCAAGCTTGATCGCGGCCATCATGCTTGTGTGACTGGCCTTGCCTGTGCCCGCGATTTCAAAAGCCGTGCCGTGGTCGGGACTGGTGCGGACAAAGGGCAAGCCGAGTGTCACGTTCACCCCGGTGTCGAAGGCCAGCAGCTTGAGAGGTATGAGGCCCTGGTCGTGATACATGCAGAGCACCGCGTCGAATTCGCCGCGCACGGCGCGGTGGAAGATCGTGTCGGGTGCCCAAGGGCCGCTGAAGTTCCCGTGGGCCGCGAGTTTACCGACGGCCGGAGCGATGATTTTTTCATCCTCTTCGCCGAAGTCGCCACCTTCGCCGGCATGGGGATTGAGGCCCGCGACGGCGATGCGCGGTTCGCGCCCGAGGCGCTTGCGCGCAAAATCTTGGAGAAGCTGCCCCACGCGCACGACTTCCTCGGTTCGCAGAAGCCGCGCCACATCGCGCAGCGGAACATGGATCGTGACAAGGGCGACGGTGAGCGATCCGCCGGTCAGACACATCGCGTAATTGTCGGCTCCGGCGCGCGCCGCGAAAAATTCGGTCTGCCCCGGGAACGGGAAGCCGATTTTATGGAGCGACTGCTTGCAGACAGGCCCTGTCACGATGCCTTGGATCTCGCCGGATTGAAGGAGACCCGCCGCTTCTTTCATCGAGTCCCATGCGGCGCGCGCCGAAGCTGCGCTCGGGTGTCCGGAGTTGTCCGAGGAATCGCACCCGACGACGCGGAATTCGCATGTTTGCGGCAGCGCCGGGTCGGAGAGGCAGGCGCGGACAATTTCGGGGCCGATGCCGGCCGGGTCGCCGCAGGTGAGGCCGAGGACGGGTCGCGCGGACACGCTCAGTAAATTTTCACGTAGGCTTTTTCGCGGAGCGTGTCGATCCACTGGTCCTGCAAGCGGAGGCGCTCCTCCTCGAAAAGTTTCTTGGTGATCTCCTCGCGGACTTCCGAGAGCGGCCGCGTCACCGCCGGTTTCCGCGCATCGACGCGCAGGATGTAGAACGTGTCGCCGATCTGGATCACTTTGCTCAGTTCGCCGGTGTTGAGCGCGAAAGCGACTTTGTTGAGATCCTCCGAAAGCGTCTTTTTGTCCACCCATCCCCAGTCGCCGCCGAAATCCGCGGTGCTGTCGTCGGAATACATTTGCGCCATGCCGGCGAAATCGCCCCCGGCGAGAATTTTGGAACGGATTTCCTCGGCCATGGCCTGCTTGGCATCGACGGGGTTTTCCGTTCCCTCGGCGTCGGGCCGGAGGACGATCATGCTGAGCTTGATTTCCTCGGGAGTGGAATACTGCTCGATGTTTTTGCGGTAGTAGGCCTCGACCTTGTCGGGCGATATGACAAAGTCCGAGCGCACGGCGCGCTGGCGCATGGCTTGGACTATGATCTTGTCGCGTTCGACCGTGCGGAACCGGGCGAGGCTGAAGCCCTGCGCCTTGAGTGTGCGCACGAAGGCCGTGCGGTCGCCGCCGAACTCCTCGCGGATGATGGTGTTGATGCGGTCCTCGATGACGTGGTCGGGGATTTTGAAACCTTCCTTGTTGAAGTAATCGATGATGAGCTGGCGGTCGATGAGGTCCTTGAGCGCGGCCTTCTGCGACTCCTTCATTTTTTCCTGCAACTCCTCGCCTTGATACATTTCCGCGAGGGAGCGCTGGCGGAACATCATCATTTCGCGGACCTGGCCGAAGGTGATGACGTTGGAATTCACCACGGCGGCGATGCCGTCGACCATGCGTTCGCGCGGCGACTGGGCATCCGCGGCGCGGGGCAAAAACACGGCAAGCAGGGCGAGTGCGAGGGGCAGGAGGCGGGAATGCGGGATCACAGTTGCTGCAAGAGTGTAAGAATCTGGCGCAATTTCAAGGCGGGATCGCTGGATTCGAGGCGCGGGTGACGGTGGCCGATCATGATGAAGTCCCCGCCGCGGCGGAGACGGAGGATATCTCCCTCTGTTTCCACGAGATCGAGGCCCGCGGCCGCGGCCCGGAGATGGACGGCCGCCACCTTCAGAAGATTGCGGGCCGGCGAGGGCAGGCGTCCGTAGCGGTCCCGCCAGAGATTTTTCAAATTATCCAACGCCGGAAGGCTCTCGGCCTCGGCCAATTCGCGGTGTGCGGCGACCCGTTCACGGGCCTCGGCAATGTAATCCGCGGGAATCCAGGCCGGCAGTTGGCCCGATGTGGCGGTCGCGGGATCGGTCGAGACAAAGTCCAAATGAACTTTGATGTCCGGCCTCGCCAGGGGTTTTTCGCCTTTCAGTCTGGCGACGGCCTTTTTGAGCAGACGGCAGTAAAATTCGAAGCCGATGGCAAGAATGTGGCCGCTTTGCTCCGTGCCCAGGATATTGCCGGCTCCGCGTATCTCGAGGTCGCGCATGGCCAGACGGAATCCCGCCCCGAGGTTCGAGTATTGCCGGATGGCGGCGATGCGTTTGCGCGCTTCGCCAGTTCCCAGTAGATCGCGCGGCAGCACGAGGTAAGCGTAGGCTTTGTGGTTCGAGCGGCCGACGCGACCGCGAAGCTGGTATAGATCGGCGAGTCCGAAACGGTCCGCACGGTCGATGATGATGGTGTTCGCGTTGGGGATATCGAGCCCGCTTTCGATGATTGTCGTGCAGAGCAGGATGTCGGCACGTCCGGCGACAAATGTGTTCATCACCTCCTCGAGTTCGTCCTCATCCATTTGTCCGTGTCCCGTGACGATGCGCGCCGCGGGCACGAGTTCCCTGAGGCGTTTTTCGAGGGCGCCGAGCGATTTGACGCGGTTGTGGAGGAAATACACCTGCCCGCCGCGCGCGAGTTCCCGCCGGATGGCGTCGCGGATGATGCGTTCGTCGTAGGCGCAGATGACGGTTTCCACGGGAATGCGGTTGGGTGGCGGGGTCTCGATCGTGCTCATGTCCCGTGCGCCGAGCAGCGAGAGGTAGAGCGTGCGCGGGATGGGCGTGGCGGAAAGCGTGAGCACATCCACGCGGCGGAAGTTTTCCTTCAATCTCTCCTTGTGCAAAACACCGAAACGCTGCTCCTCGTCCACGATCACGAGGCCGAGATTTTTGAACGCGATGTCTTTCCCGAGCAGGCGGTGCGTGCCGACGACGATGTCGATGCCGCCGTCGCGCAGTCCGTGGAGCGTCTGTTTCTGCTGCTTCGCGGTGCGGAAGCGGCTCAGGAGGTCGATGCTCACCGGGTAATCCGACATGCGTTCGCGCAGTGTCTGCCAATGCTGCTGCGCGAGCACGGTCGTGGGCGCCAGGAAGGCCACCTGGGTTCCGCCCATCACCGCCTTGAAGGCCGCGCGGATCGCGACCTCGGTTTTGCCGAAGCCCACATCGCCGCAGATGAGCCGATCCATCGGTCTGCCCGATTCCATGTCCTGCTTGGTTTCGATGATGGCGCGCGCCTGGTCGGGGGTTTCTTGGAAAGGAAAAGCTTCCTCGAATTCGCACTGCCACGCGTTGTCCGGGGGAAACGCCGTCCCGGTGTGCGATTCGCGCTCGGCTTGCACGCGCAGGAGCTTTTCGGCGTAGGCGAGGACGGATTTTTCCGCGCGAGCCCTCGCGCGGTTCCATCGTTCGTCGCCGAGGTCGCTGAGCGCCGGATTTTTCCGGCCGATCCCGACATACCTTGAAACTTTCCATCCCTGGTCGAGCGGGACGTAAAGCTTCGATCCGCGCGCGAACTCGAGCGTCAGAACCTCGCCGGCCTCTTCCTGGCCGGGTATCACGCCGAGCCCGCGGTAGCGTGCGATCCCGTAGTCGAGATGGACAACAAGATCGCCGGGTTCGAAATCGTCGAACCGAAGAGCCTGGCGTTTCAGCGCGGCGCGTGCGCGCTGCCATCCGCCGCGCCGGGCCTCCATGCTCGCCGCGCGTCCGAACATTTCTGCATCGGTCAGGATCGCGAGGCGCGCGTCCGGCAGGACAAATCCGCGGGCAAGAGCACCGAGAACGACGGGAAGTTCGTGCGGTGCATCTTGCTCGGACGCCGCCAATTCGCGCAAACGCGTCGCTTCCCCCTCGTTGGTGCATACGATGCGCAGGTTCCATCCCTCGTCGAGCCACTGCGCAATCTGGCGAAACATGTCCCTGCGCCGTTTTTCGACAAGGACGATGTCGCCGGCGGCAAAGTCGCCGAGGGGATGATCGGACGCGAGAATCTCGAACTCCCCGCTGCCCGACAAAACCGGACCCTCGTGCATCCGGACCCCGGCCCGGGGCCAGGCGTCCTCCACGGAGACGAAAAGCGTCTCCGGCCGGAAGTGATCGAGTGCGACGGACTGATGCTGCGCGCTGTTTTCACCGAGGATGAGTTCGCAGCGATCCAAGGTTTCCACGGAGCGCTGGGAGTCCGGGTCGAAGGACCTGATCGATTCGATTTCGTCGCCGAAAAACTCGAAACGGACAGGCAGAGATGTCTGCCACGGAAAGACGTCGATGATGCCGCCGCGCACCGCATATTGACCGCGCTGAGCCGCCGAAGGCACCCGGCTGAAGCCGGCATTTTCGAATCGTGCGACAAGATCCTCTGGCGCGAGCGAATCTCCGCGGCCGAGTTCCAACACGGCTTCCTCAAGGTCCGCACGCGCGGGTGCCGGGTGCGTCAAGCCGTCGGCGGTGGCGACGACGACAGGAGGAGGGGCGGTATCCAGCTCGCGCAGGGCGGCCAAACGTGCCGCACCAAGATCCGGGTCGGACGCGCCCGTATTCCCGGAAAGCTCGAGATCGGGAAGCAGGAGGGATTCCGGCGCCCAGAATCGGAGAGCGTGGAAAAATTCCTCCTGCCTCCTCACGTCCGGGCAAACCACGCAGATCTTTCTTCCGGTCTTCGCGGCCAGCCACGCCGCGAGGAACGGCTGTGCCGGCGCAGCCACCGCGCCGGCCGACGCCGGCTCGTCTCTGCCGATCGCGTCAAGCCATGCGCGCGCAGCGGCGCTCGAGTCGGCAGCCGACAGAAGGTCTTTTGTCACGGAACCAATTTTTCGCGGAGAATCTCCTCGCGCAAGGCGCGTCCGACCGCGCCCGGGCCGATCCCCTCGAAATGCAGCGGCATCACGCCCAGGCGGCTGTTGCAGAGGAAAATCTCCGAGGCCTCCACGAGGTGATCGGCGGGAAAGGCGACCTCCTCCGCTCCCGCCCGGCGCATGACCCAGCCCCGAATGACACCGGGGCGCACGGCGAGCGAAAGCGACGGCGTGCAGAGTTTGCCGTCGAGCACAAAGAACACATTGCCGAATGCGGCGGAAACGAGCCGGCCTTCGTGGTCGGCCAGCAAGGCATGATCGAACCCGGCGTTCGCAGCTCCGCCTTGCGCGGCACATTGCATCCAGTAGTTGGAGGTCTTGCGCCCGTGGGCGAACGGCGCGACGCGTTCGGGATGGAGTCGTGCGGTTTGCGCATCGGGCATGGTCACGGTGCCGAGCGATTCAAAAAGGGCGAAGACGCGTGATGCGATGACCGGATCTGCGGGACTTCCGTCGCCTGCGGTGACGTAGAGCCTGAGGATGCCGTTGTCGTCGGGTTCGAGCGCCGGCAAATCGAGCGCGCCCTGCAGCTTTGCGTCGAGGGCCCCGGACAGAAGTGTCCGGGCGCTCTCATGCAACAGTGCGAGATGCTCCGCGAGAAAAAGCGTTTTGCCTTCGCGCACACCAATCGTCTCGAAAACGGCCATGCCGTATCGGATGGCGCGGTCAGTCACGGGAAGCTGCGCGCCTTCGATCCACGCACCGCCTTCGCGCACCCACGTGCAGGAGGTTTTCACGCTGCTCCGGCGCGCAGGTGCTCGAGCCGTTTGCGCAAGGTGGCGCGCGTGATGCCCAGCAATTTTGCCGCGCGCACTTGGTTCTGCCCGGTTGCTTCCATGGCTCGCTTGGTGAATTCCCTTTCCAGCCACGGCAACAATTCCAATCCTGGCCGGGCGGTCGCGGCTTCGAAGAGCGCGGTCACCGCCTCGTCGATGGTTGCGGGCGAACGCGGTGCTGCGGAGTCGCTGACCGCCGACTCCGCCGGCTGACCGAGCGGAAGATCCTTCGGCAACAGGACATCGCCCGTCGCGAGAACGGCCGCGCGCTGCACCGTATTCTCCAGTTCGCGAACGTTGCCGGGCCACCCGTAGGCTTCGAGCACCTCCACCGCTTCCCTGCTGAGCTGCAGCTGCGGCTTGAGCGTCCGCGACGCGATGCGCTTGAGAAAATACTCCGCGAGAAGGCGGATGTCCTCCTTGCGGTTGCGCAGCGGCGGAAGATGCAGCCGCACCACATTGAGCCGGTAAAAAAGGTCCTCGCGGAATTTTTTGTCCGCCACCTCGGCTTCGAGGTTCTTGTTCGTGGCGGCCACGATCCGCACGTCGGTCTTGAGCGTCTGGTTGCCTCCCACGCGCGAGAAGGTCCCGTCCTGCAGCACGCGCAGCAGCTTGCTCTGGATGGCGAGCGGCATGTCCCCGATCTCGTCGAGAAAAAGGGTCCCGCCGTCGCATTGCTCGAAGCGCCCTATGCGTTGCGCGCTCGCGCCGGTGAAAGATCCCTTTTCGTGGCCGAAGAGTTCGCTCTCGAGCAGGTTTTCCGGGATGGCGGCGCAGTTGATGGCGAGGAACGGACGCTCGTGGCGCGCGCTGTATTGGTGGATCGCGCGGGCGACGAGTTCTTTGCCCGAACCGCTCTCGCCGGTGATCATGACGGCCGCGTCGCTGTTCGAGATGCGGCCGACCATCTTGAAAACTTCCTGCATCGCGGCCGACTGCCCGACAATGCTGTCTTGGTGCTGTTCGACGGTGAGGCTCGGCTCGGAAGGCCTTGCCTGCCGCGCTTCGGCCGCGGCCTTCAGCGCGGCATCGACGACGATCTTCAGGTTGAATGGCAATTGTTCCTTGCGCACGAAGTCGAACGCGCCCAGCCGCATGGACTCGATCACGCTCTGCGTCGTGCCGAGCGCGCCCGTGACAATGACGAGCACGTTGGGATTGCGCTTGCGCAGGCGCGCGAGCAGTTCCAACCCGCTGTGCGTCCCGAGCCGCATCTCGGTGATGACGACAAGCGGGTCTTCGGCGCAGAAAATCTTGAAAGCCTGCTCATGCGCATCCGCGGTGACCACGCGCACGTCGTCGGTCGCGAGCTGGGTGCACGCCCACTCGAGGAAGTCGGGGTCGGGATCGACAACCAGGACGGTCTGCTTGGCGGACATCGGCATGCGGGTCAGACGCCGCCGAAGCGGCGGTGGCGTCCGGCGTATTCGCGTATCGCGGCAAAAAGATCTTCTTTGCCGAAGTCCGGCCAGAGTTTGTCGGTGACCACGATCTCAGTGTAGCTGAGCTGCCAGAGGAGAAAATTGGAAATGCGCATTTCTCCGGAGGTGCGCACGAGGAGGTCGGGGTCCGGTTGGCCCGCGGTGTAAAGATGCGACGAGATCGTTTCCTCGGTGATCGCGTCGGGATCGATGAGGCCCTGCTTCGCCTCCCGCGCGATGGCGCGCGCGGCATCGGTGATCTCGGTGCGCGATCCGTAGCTCAGCGCCAAGGTGAGCGTGAGCGCGGTGTTGCCTGCGGAGCGCGCCATGGAATCATCGAGCCTCTTTCTCGCCTTGGCGGGAAGGTCGTCGAGATGGCCGATGGCCCTGAGTCGTATGTTGCGCTCCATGATCTCGGCCGTGCGCTCGGCAAGAAAACGGTCGAGAAGCGTCATCAGCGCTTTCACCTCGTCGGGCGGACGCTGCCAGTTTTCTTTGCTGAAAGCATACAGCGTGAGGAAGGGCACACCGGCCTCGAGACAGGCGGCGGTGCATGCGCGCACCGCTTCGGATCCGCGCCGGTGTCCCTCGATGCGCGGCAGCCCGCGCTCGCGGGCCCAGCGTCCGTTGCCATCCATGATGACGGCGATATGACGCGGAATTTTTTCCGCGGTGACTCCGGCGGGGTTGCTCACAAACGGATCGTTTCGTCGTGCCCGGCGCCCACGCTGACGATCCGCAACCGTGCGCCGGTGAGCGTTGCGAGAGCTTTGACGTAGCGGCGTGCCGCGGGCGGGAGGTCCGAAAATTTCCTCGCCCGCGACGTGTCGGCCATCCATCCGGGGAACTTGGTGTAAACAGGGCGGCAGCGGGCCCAGGCCGCGGCGTCGGTCGGCGGGTGCTTCATGGTTTTCCCGTCGAGTTTGTAAGCGGTGCAGACCCTGATGGCCGGAACGCCGTCGAGTCCGTCGAGATTGGTGATGGCCAGTTCATCGATCCCGTTGATCATCGAGGCGTATCGCGTCGCCACGGCGTCGAACCAACCGCAGCGCCGTGCGCGTCCCGTGGTAGCGCCGAATTCGCGTCCCATGGCGTGCAGCAGGTCGGAGATTGTTTTGTCCTCCGTCGGGAAAGGACCTTCGCCGACCCGCGTGGTGTAGGCTTTCATCACGCCGATGACGGTGTCCATGCGGTGGGGCGGGACGCCCGAACCCGTGCAGGCGCCGCCGGCCGTGGTGTTCGAGCTGGTCACGAACGGGTAGGTGCCGTGATCGAGGTCGAGGTAAGTGCCCTGCGCGCCCTCGAAGAGAATGCGTTTCCCGCCCGTCATCGCCTCGTGCAGATAAACCACGGTATTGGCGATGTGCGGGCGCAGGATTTTCGCCGCCGCGAGGTAGTGGCGAAGCGCGGGCTGGAGTGCAACCGGCTTGGCGCCGAGCGACCGGAGAACGGCGTTGTTCTCGCGCAGGCGGAGTTTGAATTTTTCGGTGAATGTTTTTGCGTCGAGCAGATCGCCGACACGCAGGCCGGTGCGGGCAGCCTTGTCGCCGTAGGCCGGGCCGATGCCGCGTTTGGTCGTTCCGATCTTGTTTTTGCCCTTGAGCAGTTCGCGGGCTTCGTCGATCGCCCGGTGCCAAGGCATGACGAGATGCGCGCAGTCGCTGAGGAGAAGGTTCTTTCCGACTTTGATCCCGCGGGCGCGCAGTCCCTTGATCTCGGTGACGAGAGCGAGGGGATCGACCACCACGCCGTTGCCGATGACGCAGACTTTCCCGCGGCGCAGGATCCCGCTGGGGATCAGGTGCAGGACGAATTTCCGGTCGCCGTGGACGATGGTGTGGCCGGCGTTGTTGCCGCCCTGGCTCCGCACGACGATGTCGGCATCGTCGGTGAGATAGTCGATGATTTTTCCTTTCCCTTCGTCACCCCACTGGGCGCCCACAAGAATAGTATTGGCCATGATAGATGCCCGGCCGCGGTTGATTCGCAAAGTGCGCGTCGGAAGCGCGTTGTTTTTCCCCCAAGCGGGCCGTGCGGGCAAGAAAGAACCCGCCGGAGATAGGTTCTAGCCCCGAGGGCGCCGGGCAGCAGGACCTTCGATGAAGAGCCTGCCCGCACGGCGGCGCAAGTGGCGTCCGCCGGGCAGGTTGATCTTCGCCGGTGCGGCGCCGGACGCGGCCAATGCGCGGGCGCGCTCGATCGTGGCGAAATCGGTGTCCCGACCGGTGTGAATCCTGAGCCATGCGCGCAGAAGACGCCTTTGGTGGGCGATGTGCAGAGCGCGGAGGCCGCGAAGTTCGAGCCGGCTGTGCGCCGCGGTTTCTGCCACCTGCATTTCCGACCAGTCATCCTCGTCGGCAAGGATCGCCGCGGCCCTTGCCATGCAGGGGACGGGATCGAAACCGACCGCCCCGGCCAGCGCCGGGAGGACATCGTGGCGGATGCGGTTGCGGGTATGACAGCGGGAAAAATTCGACTCGTCGTGCCGGAATTCGAGGCGGTGCGAATTGGCATAGCTCTCGATCTCCCGGCGGGTGAAGCCGAGCAGGGGTCGCGCAATTTCCGCGCTGCTCCCCTCCAGCGGTGAGGATTCGCGCAGGCTGCCCATGCCGCGCAGTCCGCTGCCTCGGGCGAGATGGAAAAGCACGGTTTCCGCCGCGTCGTTCGCGTGATGCGCGAGGAAAATCAGCGCCGCACCGTGCTTGCGCGCGGCACGGCGAAAGAATGCGCGGCGCAATTTCCGCGCGGCCTCCTCGATCGACTCGTGTTTGCCCGCGGCGCGGGCGCGTGTTTTTCCGCGTCCGGCGACAAATGCCATCGCGTTTTTTTGTGCGAGCGACTCGACGAAACGGGCATCCTCGTCCGCGGCCCTGCCGCGCAGGCCGTGATGGAAGTGCGCGACGACGAGCCGGGAGAATCCGGCGCGGCGCAAAAGGTCGAGCAGCACCACGGAATCCATCCCGCCGGAAACACCGACCACGGCGGGCGCGTCAAGCGGCAGGCCGGCCGTGCGTTCCAGGAAACG
Proteins encoded in this region:
- a CDS encoding peptidylprolyl isomerase — encoded protein: MIPHSRLLPLALALLAVFLPRAADAQSPRERMVDGIAAVVNSNVITFGQVREMMMFRQRSLAEMYQGEELQEKMKESQKAALKDLIDRQLIIDYFNKEGFKIPDHVIEDRINTIIREEFGGDRTAFVRTLKAQGFSLARFRTVERDKIIVQAMRQRAVRSDFVISPDKVEAYYRKNIEQYSTPEEIKLSMIVLRPDAEGTENPVDAKQAMAEEIRSKILAGGDFAGMAQMYSDDSTADFGGDWGWVDKKTLSEDLNKVAFALNTGELSKVIQIGDTFYILRVDARKPAVTRPLSEVREEITKKLFEEERLRLQDQWIDTLREKAYVKIY
- the pdxA gene encoding 4-hydroxythreonine-4-phosphate dehydrogenase PdxA; the protein is MSARPVLGLTCGDPAGIGPEIVRACLSDPALPQTCEFRVVGCDSSDNSGHPSAASARAAWDSMKEAAGLLQSGEIQGIVTGPVCKQSLHKIGFPFPGQTEFFAARAGADNYAMCLTGGSLTVALVTIHVPLRDVARLLRTEEVVRVGQLLQDFARKRLGREPRIAVAGLNPHAGEGGDFGEEDEKIIAPAVGKLAAHGNFSGPWAPDTIFHRAVRGEFDAVLCMYHDQGLIPLKLLAFDTGVNVTLGLPFVRTSPDHGTAFEIAGTGKASHTSMMAAIKLAAELL
- a CDS encoding phosphoadenylyl-sulfate reductase translates to MASPFLQEIDDTKVASWNRELEQRTASERVRWTLEEFRGHAVLSTSFGAQAAVMLHLVTRIDPQIPVAFIDTGYLFPETYRFAEELTEKLALNLKIYNPAMTPARQEAIYGKLWEQGMEGLEKYGKINKVEPMNRALRELGARAWITGVRREHAASRGDLPVLKRQNRILKVHPIIDWTDRQVGEYLHQHGLPYHPLWEEGYVSIGDTHSTTRFADGMKPEDTRFGGLKRECGLHEQSGEPEYMI
- the uppS gene encoding di-trans,poly-cis-decaprenylcistransferase, with the protein product MDGNGRWARERGLPRIEGHRRGSEAVRACTAACLEAGVPFLTLYAFSKENWQRPPDEVKALMTLLDRFLAERTAEIMERNIRLRAIGHLDDLPAKARKRLDDSMARSAGNTALTLTLALSYGSRTEITDAARAIAREAKQGLIDPDAITEETISSHLYTAGQPDPDLLVRTSGEMRISNFLLWQLSYTEIVVTDKLWPDFGKEDLFAAIREYAGRHRRFGGV
- a CDS encoding sigma-54-dependent Fis family transcriptional regulator, translating into MPMSAKQTVLVVDPDPDFLEWACTQLATDDVRVVTADAHEQAFKIFCAEDPLVVITEMRLGTHSGLELLARLRKRNPNVLVIVTGALGTTQSVIESMRLGAFDFVRKEQLPFNLKIVVDAALKAAAEARQARPSEPSLTVEQHQDSIVGQSAAMQEVFKMVGRISNSDAAVMITGESGSGKELVARAIHQYSARHERPFLAINCAAIPENLLESELFGHEKGSFTGASAQRIGRFEQCDGGTLFLDEIGDMPLAIQSKLLRVLQDGTFSRVGGNQTLKTDVRIVAATNKNLEAEVADKKFREDLFYRLNVVRLHLPPLRNRKEDIRLLAEYFLKRIASRTLKPQLQLSREAVEVLEAYGWPGNVRELENTVQRAAVLATGDVLLPKDLPLGQPAESAVSDSAAPRSPATIDEAVTALFEAATARPGLELLPWLEREFTKRAMEATGQNQVRAAKLLGITRATLRKRLEHLRAGAA
- the mfd gene encoding transcription-repair coupling factor, yielding MTKDLLSAADSSAAARAWLDAIGRDEPASAGAVAAPAQPFLAAWLAAKTGRKICVVCPDVRRQEEFFHALRFWAPESLLLPDLELSGNTGASDPDLGAARLAALRELDTAPPPVVVATADGLTHPAPARADLEEAVLELGRGDSLAPEDLVARFENAGFSRVPSAAQRGQYAVRGGIIDVFPWQTSLPVRFEFFGDEIESIRSFDPDSQRSVETLDRCELILGENSAQHQSVALDHFRPETLFVSVEDAWPRAGVRMHEGPVLSGSGEFEILASDHPLGDFAAGDIVLVEKRRRDMFRQIAQWLDEGWNLRIVCTNEGEATRLRELAASEQDAPHELPVVLGALARGFVLPDARLAILTDAEMFGRAASMEARRGGWQRARAALKRQALRFDDFEPGDLVVHLDYGIARYRGLGVIPGQEEAGEVLTLEFARGSKLYVPLDQGWKVSRYVGIGRKNPALSDLGDERWNRARARAEKSVLAYAEKLLRVQAERESHTGTAFPPDNAWQCEFEEAFPFQETPDQARAIIETKQDMESGRPMDRLICGDVGFGKTEVAIRAAFKAVMGGTQVAFLAPTTVLAQQHWQTLRERMSDYPVSIDLLSRFRTAKQQKQTLHGLRDGGIDIVVGTHRLLGKDIAFKNLGLVIVDEEQRFGVLHKERLKENFRRVDVLTLSATPIPRTLYLSLLGARDMSTIETPPPNRIPVETVICAYDERIIRDAIRRELARGGQVYFLHNRVKSLGALEKRLRELVPAARIVTGHGQMDEDELEEVMNTFVAGRADILLCTTIIESGLDIPNANTIIIDRADRFGLADLYQLRGRVGRSNHKAYAYLVLPRDLLGTGEARKRIAAIRQYSNLGAGFRLAMRDLEIRGAGNILGTEQSGHILAIGFEFYCRLLKKAVARLKGEKPLARPDIKVHLDFVSTDPATATSGQLPAWIPADYIAEARERVAAHRELAEAESLPALDNLKNLWRDRYGRLPSPARNLLKVAAVHLRAAAAGLDLVETEGDILRLRRGGDFIMIGHRHPRLESSDPALKLRQILTLLQQL